In a genomic window of Pseudomonadota bacterium:
- a CDS encoding UDP-N-acetylmuramoyl-tripeptide--D-alanyl-D-alanine ligase, translated as MIGTWTTGGVAEICGGTLRGEDAVALRAVIIDSREAVPGALFVALEGEKADGADFAGDAVTRGAVAILASRPIEGIAAAQIVVGDPLEALQRLGLENRRRFTGRVAAVTGSTGKTTTRRLVAAVSGASARTLEPQKNYNNHIGVPLTLLELEPAHERAVLELGCSDFGEIALLTRLVLPDVALVTNVGPAHLEKLGSLEGVARAKGELFARLGAAATAVVNLDDPRVAAMPTAGAKVLTYGASARADVRLLERRARGGAGQAVRMRIRDVEIEVELALAGRHNAANAVAAAAAGIALGCTVEDVACGCAAVAAAPGRLFVCRGACGTVVIDDTYNANPSSVGAALEALEEIAPPGRRIAVLADMLELGASSVPAHRGIGRAAACASLRRLVTFGEGGRLLGEAAVDAGLPADAWRHVEGRDEAGAAALEVAEPGDAILIKGSHGMHMDAVVRALRGSEE; from the coding sequence ATGATAGGGACGTGGACGACGGGCGGGGTCGCGGAGATCTGCGGCGGCACGCTGCGCGGAGAGGACGCGGTCGCGCTTCGCGCCGTCATCATCGACTCGAGGGAGGCGGTCCCGGGCGCGCTGTTCGTCGCGCTCGAGGGAGAGAAGGCCGACGGGGCGGACTTCGCCGGGGACGCCGTGACGCGCGGCGCCGTGGCGATCCTCGCGTCGCGGCCCATCGAGGGGATCGCGGCCGCCCAGATCGTCGTCGGAGATCCGCTCGAGGCGCTGCAGCGCCTCGGCCTCGAGAACCGGCGGAGGTTCACGGGAAGGGTCGCCGCGGTCACCGGATCCACCGGCAAGACGACGACGCGCAGACTCGTCGCCGCCGTCTCCGGCGCGAGCGCGAGGACGCTCGAGCCGCAGAAGAACTACAACAACCACATCGGCGTGCCCCTGACGCTGCTCGAGCTCGAACCCGCGCATGAGCGCGCCGTCCTGGAGCTCGGGTGCTCCGACTTCGGGGAGATCGCGCTCCTCACGCGCCTCGTGCTGCCCGACGTCGCGCTCGTGACCAACGTCGGCCCGGCGCACCTCGAGAAGCTCGGCAGCCTCGAGGGCGTCGCCCGCGCGAAGGGCGAGCTGTTCGCACGGCTCGGCGCGGCGGCGACCGCGGTGGTCAACCTGGATGATCCGCGCGTCGCGGCGATGCCGACCGCCGGCGCGAAGGTCCTGACCTACGGCGCGTCGGCACGAGCGGACGTGCGCCTCCTCGAAAGGCGTGCCCGGGGCGGGGCGGGGCAGGCGGTCCGGATGCGGATCCGCGACGTCGAGATCGAGGTCGAGCTCGCGCTCGCCGGACGGCACAACGCCGCCAACGCGGTCGCCGCGGCCGCGGCTGGGATCGCGCTCGGCTGCACGGTCGAGGACGTCGCGTGCGGCTGCGCAGCGGTCGCCGCGGCGCCGGGGCGGCTCTTCGTCTGCCGCGGCGCGTGCGGGACCGTCGTCATCGACGACACCTACAACGCCAACCCGTCCTCCGTGGGCGCGGCCCTCGAGGCGCTCGAGGAGATCGCGCCCCCAGGGAGGCGGATTGCGGTGCTCGCGGACATGCTCGAGCTCGGCGCGTCCTCGGTGCCGGCCCACCGGGGGATCGGCAGGGCGGCCGCCTGCGCGAGCCTGCGGCGGCTCGTCACCTTCGGCGAGGGCGGGCGCCTTCTCGGCGAGGCGGCGGTCGACGCCGGCCTTCCAGCGGACGCCTGGCGCCACGTCGAGGGCCGGGACGAGGCCGGGGCGGCGGCGCTCGAGGTCGCGGAGCCGGGCGACGCGATCCTGATCAAGGGCTCGCACGGGATGCACATGGACGCCGTCGTGCGGGCCCTGCGCGGGAGCGAGGAGTAA
- a CDS encoding UDP-N-acetylmuramoyl-L-alanyl-D-glutamate--2,6-diaminopimelate ligase codes for MMARVSEISARVGAIAIVGDPELRILGVTHDSREVRDGFLFAALPGSAADGRKYVGQAIANGAAALLVSEAVDAPPTVVQIVVPDTRRALGEAAAVCYGDPTRDLSVAGITGTNGKTTTTYLVEAALRAEGGRPGVMGTVEYRFEGRRWHAAHTTPEAPVIQSIAREMTDAGATHLVMEVSSHGLALQRLRGCAFDVVAFSNLTQDHLDFHGSMADYAAAKMLLFTDAISQNSKARGVINVDDPFGEEIVRAMRHDVLRVSCDPAKAADLRPARAPSMSARGIEVEVVTPNGTIPLASPLVGAHNLSNLLLALGICLELGADAGRARDGLSGFAAVPGRLERVPCADGVAVLVDYAHTPDALARVLAALRPITPGRILCVFGCGGDRDPSKRPRMGEAVARAADVAVVTSDNPRTEKPGAIIDMIVPGVLDGGLQEIGAAEIARAPSGYIVEPDRAAAIRLAVGAARDGDTVLIAGKGHEDYQILGTEKIHFDDREQAATAVAARAPRGRA; via the coding sequence ATGATGGCGCGAGTCTCTGAAATCTCCGCGCGCGTCGGCGCGATCGCGATCGTCGGCGATCCCGAGCTCCGGATCCTCGGTGTGACCCACGACTCACGCGAGGTGCGCGACGGGTTCCTCTTCGCGGCGCTCCCCGGATCCGCGGCCGATGGCCGGAAGTACGTGGGGCAGGCGATCGCGAACGGCGCGGCCGCGCTCCTCGTCTCCGAGGCGGTCGACGCCCCTCCCACCGTCGTGCAGATCGTGGTGCCGGACACCCGGCGCGCGCTCGGGGAGGCGGCGGCGGTCTGCTACGGCGATCCGACGCGCGACCTCTCTGTCGCGGGCATCACCGGGACCAACGGCAAGACGACGACGACCTACCTCGTGGAGGCAGCTCTTCGCGCCGAGGGCGGAAGGCCGGGCGTCATGGGCACCGTCGAGTACCGGTTCGAAGGGAGGCGCTGGCACGCCGCGCACACGACGCCGGAGGCGCCGGTGATCCAGTCCATCGCGCGCGAGATGACCGACGCGGGCGCCACACACCTCGTCATGGAGGTCTCGTCTCACGGCCTCGCGCTGCAAAGGCTGCGCGGGTGCGCGTTCGACGTGGTTGCCTTCTCCAACCTGACGCAGGATCATCTCGACTTCCACGGGAGCATGGCCGACTACGCCGCGGCCAAGATGCTCCTGTTCACCGACGCGATCTCGCAGAACTCCAAGGCGCGGGGCGTCATCAACGTCGACGATCCGTTCGGCGAGGAGATCGTGCGAGCCATGCGCCATGACGTGCTGCGCGTCTCCTGCGATCCCGCGAAGGCCGCGGATCTGAGGCCCGCCCGCGCCCCCTCGATGAGCGCCCGCGGCATCGAGGTCGAGGTGGTCACGCCGAACGGCACGATCCCGCTCGCGTCGCCGCTGGTCGGCGCGCACAACCTCTCGAACCTCCTGCTCGCGCTCGGGATCTGCCTCGAGCTCGGCGCCGACGCCGGGCGCGCGCGCGACGGGCTCTCAGGGTTCGCCGCCGTCCCCGGCCGCCTCGAGCGCGTGCCGTGCGCGGATGGCGTCGCGGTGCTGGTCGACTACGCGCACACCCCGGACGCGCTGGCCCGGGTGCTCGCGGCGCTGCGCCCTATCACCCCCGGCCGGATCCTCTGCGTCTTCGGGTGCGGCGGCGATCGCGACCCGTCGAAGCGCCCGAGGATGGGCGAGGCGGTGGCGCGCGCGGCGGACGTCGCCGTCGTGACCTCCGACAACCCGCGGACCGAGAAGCCGGGCGCGATCATCGACATGATCGTGCCGGGCGTCCTGGACGGCGGGCTCCAGGAAATCGGCGCCGCGGAGATCGCGCGCGCACCTTCCGGCTACATCGTGGAGCCGGATCGAGCGGCGGCGATCCGGCTCGCGGTAGGCGCTGCGCGCGACGGGGACACGGTGCTCATCGCGGGCAAGGGCCACGAGGACTACCAGATCCTCGGGACCGAGAAGATCCACTTCGACGATCGGGAGCAGGCGGCGACGGCCGTCGCGGCGCGAGCGCCGAGGGGCCGCGCATGA